GCGCGATTCACGGTAAAAAGGACGCCCGGGGAGATTCTGGGATGCGAGCCATCCGCCGGTATGCCAAGCTGGCGCACGTCCGCCCTGCGACATGGCCCGTCACCCAGAGCGTCCTCACATGATCACTCGGGCTGACCGTACCCGCATGAACACTCTGCACGTCGTCACCTACAACATCCGCAAGGGCTTCTCGCCGCTGAACGGACGAATCGCCGTGCACGAGTTGCGCGACGCGCTTCGGGCGGTGGGGGCGGATCTGGTCTTTCTGCAGGAAGTCCAGGGACTGTCGCACCGGCATGCGCTGCGGCATCGCAACTGGCCCGAGGCGCCGCAGTACGAATTCCTCGCCGACACGCTGTGGTCGGATTTCGCCTATGGCCGCAATGCCGTGTACGAGGAAGGTCATCACGGCAATGCCATCCTGTCGCGGTTTCCCATCCTGAAGTGGGACAACGAGGACATCTCGCAGTCTCGCTTCGAGAGCCGCGGGATGCTCCACTGCGAGATCGACGTGCCGGGCTGGCCGAGCCGCCTGCATTGCATCAACGTCCACCTCGGCCTGATCGCGATGTGGCGTCATCGCCAGGTGGCGCGTCTGAAGGAGCGCATCGAAAGACTGGTGCCGCCGGAGGCCCCGCTCATCGTGGCCGGGGACTTCAACGACTGGACGCGCCGTGCCGGTCTGCCGTTGCGCGAGACACTGGGCCTCACCGAGGTCTTCGAGCACACGCACGGCCGGCCGGCGCGGAGCTATCCGGCCGCCTTGCCGATGTTGAACCTCGATCGCATCTACATCCGCGGATTCCGGGTGAAACTCGCGCACGTGCACCACAACCGGCACTCGCACCGGCTTTCCGATCACGTGGCCCTGTCGGCACTGCTCGCGCCGGCGGCCCTCCGGGAAGAGTCCGCCGAGGACGAGGTGGCCGCCGGTTCATGACGTCGTTCGCCGATGGCCACGACGTCACGCTGCTCGAGACGGGTGACGAATACTTTCCGGCACTGCTGGAAGCCATCGGAAGCGCCGCGAGCGAGATCCATCTCGAGACCTACATCTTCGCGGACGACCCCACCGGCCAGCGTGTCGCCCAGGCGCTTGCGGCCGCCGCCACCCGGGGCGTGCGCGTGCGCGTGCTCGTGGATGGCTTCGGCGCCGCGAATCTCCTGCCGTCCATCCGGGCCGTCCTCGAACCGGCGGGCGTCCAGATCCTTGTCTACCGGCCCGAATATGCCCGTTTCCGGCTGCGCCGCCACCGCCTGCGCAGGATGCATCGAAAGCTGGCGGTCATCGACGGGAATGTCGGCTTCTGCGGAGGCATCAACGTGCTGGACGACCGGGACGGCCGCTCCGAGGGGCCGCCGCGCTTCGACTATGCGGTGCGCGTGACCGGTCCGGTGGTGGCGCAGATGCACCACGCCGTCCACCGGCTCTGGATGCTGGTCCGCTGGACGACCTTCGGTGGCCGCAAGAAGGCCCCGGTCGAAGTCCGGTCGCCTTCGACCCGTCCGGAAGAAAGCAACGGGCACATCGAGTTCGTGACTCGTGACAGCCTGCGCAACCGCAGGGCCATCGAGGAGGCCTACCTCCGCGCGTTCGGCCGGGCGCGAAGGGAAATCTTCATCGCCAATGCCTACTTCCTTCCCAGCCGCCGTTTCCGGGAAGCGTTGCGCGACGCGGTGTCCCGTGGCGTGCAGGTGCGGCTGCTGCTGCAGGGCCTGCCGGAGTATCCATTCGTGCTGTACGCGATGCGCGCCTTCTATCAGGGTTTTCTCGATGCCGGCGTGGAGGTGCACGAGTACCGCGCGACGTTCCTCCACGCCAAGGTCGCGGTCGTGGACGAGCACTGGGCGACGGTCGGATCGTCCAACCTGGACCCCTTCAGCCTGATGCTCTCGCGCGAAGCCAACGTCATCGTCAGGGACGCGGATTTCGGGCGGGAACTGAGAAGGAGTCTGGAACGGGCTCTGGCCGCAGGGGCGGTCGCGATCCAGGCGGGCGATCTCGTTCACCGCCCCTGGCTCGAACAGGTGAAGTCCTGGCTCGCGCTGCAACTCGGCCGCCTGTTCATCGGCTTCACCGGTTACGCCCGTCGGGAGGACCTCTGACCGGCCGCCGATCTGCCGGTCCGGGCACAGGGCTCGCTTTTGCTCGCCCCGAACGCAGAAAATCACCCTCCTCCGCCTTCGGCTTGCGCTGTTGCCGGCGGCATCGCGGAACATCTCACGGAACCCCCTTCATGCCCATGATCCGCCATCGCTTCCCGGTCGCCGCCCTGGTCATCGCCCTGTCGATCGCCGCCTGCAGCAAGGAGCCCGCTCAGGATTACCTGCAGTCGGCCCGGGACTATCTGGGGCGGAAGGACAACGCAGCGGCCATCATCCAGCTCAAGAACGCTGTGCGCGAACAGCCCGAGAGTGCCGAAGTGCGTTACCTGCTCGGCGCGGCGCTGCGGGATGCCTCCGATCCATCCGCCGCGGAGATCGAGCTCAGGAAGGCGCTGGCGCTGGGGTACGACGCGAATGCGGTGCTCCCGCATCTTTCCCATGTCCTCCTGGAAATGGGCCAGTACGACAAGGCGATGCAGGAGATCGAAGGGGCTTCGATCACCGATGCCAAGGTCAAGGCGGAACTGACCGCCCTCAAGGGCGAGGCCCTGGCCGGCAAGGGAAAGATCGAGGAGGCACGGGCGGCGTACCAGGAAGCCCTTGCCCTGGAAGCCGGCAATCCGGTGGCGAAGGTCGGCATGGCACGCCTTGCCCTGGTGGGGAACGACACCGCGCAGGCCGAGGCGGCGCTCGACGAGGTCCTCTCGTCGAGGCCCGACACGGCGGACGGTTGGGCGCTCAAGGCGGGCATCCTCACCCGGCAGGGGAAGATGCGCGAGGCGGCGGAAGCCTACGAGAAGGTCATCGCACTGCGGCCGGCCGACGTCAGGGCGTTCACCGGGCTCGTGCCGATCATCCTCAGCCTGGATGGCCCGGAGGCCTCAGGAAAAGTCCTGGCGCGCCTCGCCAAGGCGGCACCTACCACTCCGGCGACTGCCTATCTCGACGCACTGGTGTCCTTCGCCAAGGGTGACAAGCTGCGCGCGCGCGGTTCGATCCAGCTCGCCCTCAAGGCCGTCCCGGACGACATCCGCGCACAACTCCTCGGCGGATCCATCGAACACGATCTGGGCAACTACGCCATGGCCGAGAAGCTCCTGAGTGCCGTCGTCAATGCCGCGCTTTCGGAGCAGCAACTTCGCCGTCTGCTCGCCTCCGCGCAGCTTCGGGCGGGACAGGCCGCGCGTGCAAAGCAGACCCTGGGTCCGTTGCTCGACGCCGCGCCGAACGATCCGGGCGTGCTGCTGCTCGCCGCCGAGATCGCCGAGGCCTTGCGCGAGCCGCAGAAGGCTCTCGCGTACCTCGAGAAGGCAGCCTCGCTGGATCAGAAGAACGTGGCGTCCCGCATCGCGCTGGGGCGCGCCCGGATTCGCATGGGACGGGCCGAACAGGGCATCGCGGACCTGGAGGCGGCAAGCAAGGCGAACCCCACCGACCCGACGCCGGATCTGCTCCTCGTCGAGTACTTCATCAAGCAGGGCAAGCCGGACCGTGCACGCTCCACCGCGGCATCGTTGTCGCAAAGACAGCCGGAGCAGCCCCAGGGTCACAACGCCCTGGGACTCGCGCACCTGGCGTCCCGCCAGATGCGCGAGGCACGTGCCGCCTTCGAGAAGGCGCTGAGCGTCGCTCCCGCTTTCTTTCCCGCCGCCAAGAATCTGGCGGCGATGGATCTGGAAGAAGGCAAGCCCGACGCTGCCAAGGAACGTTATCGGGCCGTGCTGTCCCGCGATCCGAAGCAGGCCGAAGCAGCGCTGCTGCTGGCGGCCGTCATGCAGCGCACCGGGTCCCCGGCCGCGGACGTCCTGAAGACCCTCGACGATTCCATCGCGATCAATCTCACCTCCGTGCCACTGCGCATGGCCAAGATCGACTACCTCATGGCCACGGGGGACAACAAGGCCGCGCTGGAGGCAGCCACCGCAGCGCAGGCGTCCATCACGGACGACACGACGGTCGTCTTCGCCCTCGCCCGGGCGCAGCAGATGGCGGGCGAACTGCGCCAGGCCACCGTGACCTACAACAAGCTGGCCAGCCTGAGCGGCGATTCGGTCGTGCCACACATGGGGCTGGCCGAAGTGCAGGTCGCGGACAAGAACTGGGAGGCGG
This region of Betaproteobacteria bacterium genomic DNA includes:
- a CDS encoding endonuclease/exonuclease/phosphatase family protein, which produces MNTLHVVTYNIRKGFSPLNGRIAVHELRDALRAVGADLVFLQEVQGLSHRHALRHRNWPEAPQYEFLADTLWSDFAYGRNAVYEEGHHGNAILSRFPILKWDNEDISQSRFESRGMLHCEIDVPGWPSRLHCINVHLGLIAMWRHRQVARLKERIERLVPPEAPLIVAGDFNDWTRRAGLPLRETLGLTEVFEHTHGRPARSYPAALPMLNLDRIYIRGFRVKLAHVHHNRHSHRLSDHVALSALLAPAALREESAEDEVAAGS
- the clsB gene encoding cardiolipin synthase ClsB translates to MTSFADGHDVTLLETGDEYFPALLEAIGSAASEIHLETYIFADDPTGQRVAQALAAAATRGVRVRVLVDGFGAANLLPSIRAVLEPAGVQILVYRPEYARFRLRRHRLRRMHRKLAVIDGNVGFCGGINVLDDRDGRSEGPPRFDYAVRVTGPVVAQMHHAVHRLWMLVRWTTFGGRKKAPVEVRSPSTRPEESNGHIEFVTRDSLRNRRAIEEAYLRAFGRARREIFIANAYFLPSRRFREALRDAVSRGVQVRLLLQGLPEYPFVLYAMRAFYQGFLDAGVEVHEYRATFLHAKVAVVDEHWATVGSSNLDPFSLMLSREANVIVRDADFGRELRRSLERALAAGAVAIQAGDLVHRPWLEQVKSWLALQLGRLFIGFTGYARREDL
- the prsT gene encoding PEP-CTERM system TPR-repeat protein PrsT, with product MPMIRHRFPVAALVIALSIAACSKEPAQDYLQSARDYLGRKDNAAAIIQLKNAVREQPESAEVRYLLGAALRDASDPSAAEIELRKALALGYDANAVLPHLSHVLLEMGQYDKAMQEIEGASITDAKVKAELTALKGEALAGKGKIEEARAAYQEALALEAGNPVAKVGMARLALVGNDTAQAEAALDEVLSSRPDTADGWALKAGILTRQGKMREAAEAYEKVIALRPADVRAFTGLVPIILSLDGPEASGKVLARLAKAAPTTPATAYLDALVSFAKGDKLRARGSIQLALKAVPDDIRAQLLGGSIEHDLGNYAMAEKLLSAVVNAALSEQQLRRLLASAQLRAGQAARAKQTLGPLLDAAPNDPGVLLLAAEIAEALREPQKALAYLEKAASLDQKNVASRIALGRARIRMGRAEQGIADLEAASKANPTDPTPDLLLVEYFIKQGKPDRARSTAASLSQRQPEQPQGHNALGLAHLASRQMREARAAFEKALSVAPAFFPAAKNLAAMDLEEGKPDAAKERYRAVLSRDPKQAEAALLLAAVMQRTGSPAADVLKTLDDSIAINLTSVPLRMAKIDYLMATGDNKAALEAATAAQASITDDTTVVFALARAQQMAGELRQATVTYNKLASLSGDSVVPHMGLAEVQVADKNWEAARTSLRKAIEIKPEHLPAYLAMVDVSVRAGNFDAAREDARAIQRKWPDRTTGYVAEAQVLAASKDAMGGEKILRAAMAKLADADLIGALYRNLLAQSRAEEAEKEMNAWLGKHPGDLRAMLAAADTRLAREEYKPAEQWYRRVLERKPDHPVVLNNMAWVLGKLNDPSALEFGRKALEKAPRSAALLDTVGMLNVQFGKVDEGIRQLQSAVAQSPRAVSIRVNLARALAKAGKKEEALKELDSASKYGVGEPLAREIEELRKSI